The genomic window GTGTTTCCTATTCAGCTGTATAGTAAATAAGGACAAGAAACTATGAGAGAGATAGAGCAAATATACGGCGAGTAGTTGACTCCAGAATTTCTACAGACCTATAAAAAAGAGACAAGTATTGGCTGCCCAGTCGCTTTGTCTCTTTCTACAGGTCAGTTTTGTGCGGGTATTGCTCAATCTATTCGCTAAGTCTTTGGTAAGGTTATGTTTTACTAAGAGAGGTGTTTCGTTTATGACTGTTTTGTACGGTTAAATtcccacaaaaaaaaactaaaaaaatggaaGCAATTTTGTGATGGATCTTTAATTAAGAATAAGGGATAGTTGTGAATCCTTCCACAGAGGAATAATAGCGTTGTGAATCCTTCCTCCCGTCTGTGTTAATACAAGTAAATCGCTATTAATATGTATTTCACTTGATTAAGAAaggtcatttttgaaattttttatattcaaaagctgttaaaataaaatcaatccgATCTTGCAAATTTATTATCAGTTTCTAAAGAAACATGGGTGCCTTAccgaattcaatattttgtatgtaaGCCTGTGTTTTTGAGGGTCTCTAAAAAGTATGGACACGGCTGCCTAAGTAAACAGAATATTTTAAGTAGAATCTTGTAGCGAGTTAGTCATCAGTCATGTAATTTTAGCGAAAGTTTGGATTTTGAGGAATCTGAAAATCTAGTTACGGTGTGTAGGGatctagtttattattttatgggtgatttttagtataaagttggagttaattaataatggatatatattttttagtatttgttaaaaattttttatatttaaataataaaatttttcttattacagCTTTGAAGGCCGCTAAACAAGAAATAGCGTGTTCGTGATAGCAATTAACACCAAGGCGGTGTCcaattttaaagataatattGAAACCaccttaataaacaaaaaacacaaatacacacaaaaataaaagtttaaaattgtaaatatttttgagatatatatttttatatttttaagatgtttctgttttgtttttttgtaattttcttaaataatgtgcattctttaaaaaaaaaaaaatatttacgtgCTATATCAAATGAATTAGAttgagaaattaattaatattttatgtttgtagaAGCAAAAGCATCAAGTATGAGATggatgtataaatttatttaaaaatataatattgtaaataaaaaaccatatttattataaaaaaaattgtatattaaaagttttatggatgaaaatactgatttttttaaagaaaatgttgtAATTTGTCACAAATGATAGTTTTCTTCCAAGAATAATTTCTGCGATTCATATTCGAAAATTATCTATAGCCCCTAAAATGTTTAagggaaattataatttaaaaattcataatgagTTACCgagaaaacaaaaaagttaatatattaacttgttattagtttagattttgacagtaatttggctAATTTGATTGGTTGGAAATTTGTGCGGAAAAAAATTATCCCCCGCAAAATAGTTCTTAACTCAAGGGCgtagataaaataaaacttctacGTTTGTGCTGTGTATGCCATTAAAAGTTAGCTTGCcgtaaattgttttatttgtacCTCGGTTTAACAATACTGCCAAAATAGACAAGAAGAAAAACAGGTAGATGACTGAAACCAAAACATGGggcttttttttaacaaataaaaatatatgcttGTTAAAggaattttctataatttaataacaaggAAATGGTAACAGGGACAACGATAGACCAATTTTTTTGCATGTATCATTAGAGGCTGTATTTTCGAAAACCTGGAATGAAATAACCTGTGCCACGAACAGTCACCATCAGTTAGAGTACCATCAGCTCTAATATATATCACAATCCATATCCATTAAAGACCCCTTACCTAGTCAGTGATGATGGGGGGAGACAACTCTTTCAAAACGTGTACAATACGTACTAAGTTTTAATTTGAtagttacaaaataatttatgaacttAAATCTCTATTCGTTAAAATcgacatgattttttttctaattataaaaaggAAACGAACCtaacttgttaaaaaatattttctgtgtttagagataataccatagagctgtaGACATCGGAAACGCATAGAGGTAGAAAGAAACAATTTGTAGGCGTATAAGAGAGACAAAGGTAGCTATAGTAGCTATATGCCTACTTTATTTGTCTCTAGTGCGATCAAGCGCCTTGGCAGCGAATTTGCAGCAGTATGGTATTATCTTTATGGTTCTGCGCTTGTATACTTTCCTCTTTTAAATGATATATGAAGATGATAAATACTTAAGTTTTAAACACGAAAATTACTCGAGAGattgataaatatatcaattCTAAGTAAATTCTGATTTATATGGAACAATATTAATGTCACATCACCAGATTTTAATGGCTGAAGATAAAATTCGTAATTgctaaaaaaaatcagttttcttgtcgaaaattaaaaaatatattgatgcttttgcacaaaatgaattttaaattgtacaaaattagaatagttagttaaaataattgtctaaagaaataattcaaattgtattttaatttcatcatgttaagatttttatcaattttttaaaagggtAAAACATTTTACTTGCTTTTAATCGTCTTGTCCTTGTCTCTTTGCGATATGTAGAGTTAAAGGTGGCCGGGATTCGTATCctttttaaattcattcttgtttgaaataattgcaatatttttttcagataatttaCGAACATTTCAAACAATCTGTATATTCTCGTAAGAAAATCAACTCATTTcgattgtaatatatttattttttgttattattttcatttaattaacattaaatgttaagaaaatttttataaaatatataaaaatttatattattataatagttatattttatttgaaaaatataacttcCTATTAGTTCCTAcctaaattttccatttatctATTATTTTGTCTGTTAATTAACAAGGTTTATTTCTGTCTATGGCGCCGCAGTTTTTaaatgggtgaaccgattttgaactgtttgaaaggtaatttaatggattcttcgctatgtttcaagaatcggctcaatttggaaaaaacggcatttgtcgggggttttttaaattttgtaagatgATGACTAATCGTAATTCCCGCCCAGTGTCCGTTTACTCACATTTATCGGAGTGTCTATTGCAACCCGCCACGGATACCCGTGCCTAGTTCAGACAAGAATATTCGTGGATATACAGTTAGTCacgaattgaattttttcttgcGTCGTCCACAAATTGGTCTTTAGTGGACGGGTTAGCACGGGTCTGCGAGTTTTTTTGGACCTTGCGTTCATCCTGTGACCCTTAAAGACACGGTAATTCGTGGCGGGTGAAAATAGCAGCATTCCACATTTATATATCGCTCTTAGAAATGCCCAATATTAttgaatacttaaataaattgttgatcATTTAATTCCTTTGCGTAAGAAATTATCATTTTCCGTAGTGCTTATAACTGCTTTCAAATTAGGAAGTGTGATTTtcctatttataaaaagtaaggAGGTTGGCAATTTCGGAGCGTCCAGAAAACTCGATGGTTGAACTTatgatcgaaattttttttttagaatatatgtACACAAACGGATTTGGAACGTGAGTTgtatttagattaaaataaaaaaattgtggtcCAGGTTAATTCAACGCACTtatgttgatttaaaaattgatctATACGCATGAAATGTAGCCTAAGCTTACTTTCTCTTATGGTTTTTATGgactaaaaacattttatcataCTTAAGCATGTTgcgaaaaacaaattaaaaaaaaaaaaaaaattattttaaggccTGTCTAATTTATAACTGCATTGTGAATTTTACTTTtgtggaaataaatatttttttaaataaaatatatattcaattccATTTCCAGTCCATAATGGTTCTTTTTTAAGTTCATATTCGAATAAATCTATCTTTCATTCAAGGTTTatacccaaaaataaaaattccttttaaaacaaaatacaaaaacaactttattcaatttttatttacaaattaaaaaataattaattacttccACCAAGCAATCACGCCTAAACCTTGTTCAGACATACTACCGACAATACGATACGGTACACCTTGTTCAGTATCGGGtggtatattttcaaaatgttcacTTTGTACACGAAATTTCACTTTTTCACCAGGATCCATGTATAATTTATGAACTTCACCATCTCCTTTATCATATTGCCAATACCAAGCTTGTTCTGTTTCGTCGAATGTACTTGGTTCAGGTAACGAATTCGGTGGTATTAGGATATCGTCGAAAAATTCTAATGTAACATGGACACCTTCTGGTGAGCACGTACGAATTTTCCCTTGTATAACTTGATTAATTATCGGGCGAAAAGCAATTACGTTAAATTTCACTTCAATATGACTGGCACCATCGCCCGGTATTAATATTGAATCAtcaattgatattaaatttcgTACACAGATAATTAAGCCGATGTCAACAACCACTTTATTAGCAAATTCATAATCTAACTCTTCAGTGATcgcattatttaatttgatgtgGAATTTTTCTGGTGGTATTCGAACTGTTTTTGTCATTTCAACtaacataaacatttttgtgaATGTTTTGTAAGTATTGATATTGAAGCATGtcaatgtttatatattttgaggtTATCTTTGGCAATATGTCAAAATTATACTCCATTTCAAATAAGATATCcgtatttcacaaaaaatttgaaatttaacttTCTTTTCAATTTGTAGCTACTTTCAGTTCTATACCATGTGACGCCGAATAGCAAAATGAAGCGGTATTGAAAATTTAGCTGGTTTAAGCTTAAAATTGCTATAAgtcttaagaaaattttactgttttagctatttaaataattaaacaaatgcCGAAAtggtatacattttgttttttgaatagcTATTTCAACGCAATCCGGAGTAAccaaaaccaacaaaaaattaattatactatgTTGTAAGtggatcattttttaaatatatcgtaTTGTTTTCCAAACATGATGTTTTAGTttctcaatttttgaatttgaaatgaatGTAGGACCACTATAATTCTGTGCCCGTATAAATTtatgttgtaaacaaattttaatggtGGAAATTAGCGAACCTGCAGATACCCAAATCTGgcaaaattaaataactatcACCTGATgcctaatttttcaattttgcagTGTATGATAGAAACTTGAAATGCTAtcgaattaaataattcaattgatTCCTTTCAAATCTGTTATTATCCCCGGTAATTAATTGGAGGCAACTTaaatgtttacaacaaatttttctgaatttatcTAGTTTTGTGAACAAATGTTAGTACAGCTTAATAGGAAAGGCGAATCCTTTGATTATAATTAACTAGTTTGAAATAGAATTTcgattaaagtttatttttaccaGTTGTGGATCCAAAATACTATTTTCGAAATCACcgtaatttaaacaattttcagcATCGAACACATTccatgtaaaaaatgtacattttctaCCAAGAGCTCGaaagtttatgaaaaactaaaatgtatatttaaaaatgacaaatCACATGAGCTACATTTAGACAAATTTTAAGAGCTAATCCTTGTTCTGTaggtttttttttgctttcttcCGGGCCTAAAGGGAATATATTTTACCAAAAGGCAAAATGACTtatgtttttttcgttttaactACTTAGCCTagataatgatttttatccaaattacaaacaaaatttttatgatttttttttctcaatattgcCGATACTTGATTTGAGATTTTACCGGTACGAAATAAATTCaagcaattcaatttttttgctatCCATGCTTTGGGAATATATAGGGTGAAGAGACttcaaaaatcagaaaaaaattcagATTATTCAACTACGATATGAATATTTATCGAGCCTCCGTTGAAAATCTCTCCAAATTATAACGCTGTATACTGGATTTCGATCGATATTCAATTGTCAAAAGAATacgatttatgtattttttggaCCAACATTAGTATATATtccaagttttattaaatttcgaaacaaaaagtttattatgattttttcgattttttcaaggggtaggggtacgtaccccttaaaaaattactaaaaattgagaaaatgttTTCGTCTTTTTTCAATAgaattcagtatataaggtaactttgacccaagaaatacaaaaatcaggttcattcGATGATTGggtgtatattttttgaaatatcatccAAAATCTCATACAATGAGCGATATCTCGaatcaatttcttaaaaaatatttaatattcaaataaaaaaaaaggattttcgtttattttagcttctaattactctagaaaaccccaaaaacgaaacgaaaattttacttaggttttttcaattttttaagttacccattaaataacaaaaaatcaagcgtaagtaaaattgtaaacatatcaaaatttttgttttcgatttgattaaaaaatcaatattaccGATAATTAGTACCTACTCAAAAGTTTTGATTGTGATATCCACGAAAATTTTATGAGGAAAATAAATGGTTATATTTGCCCAAAAATCTGACTTATttgatttctataaatttttaatcagggTAAAGTATGATCAGGGAAAAAATCAGTGAGTTTTGATACTTGGTTATTGTGATCGTCTTCTAAATCATACAAATTTGAGGATTTCCAATTGGAAAGCTTAAAAAAGGTCAATTGATTCCTTCCCAGGTTCCCAGGTCAATTGATTCCCGACGTTGATTTGGGGAATACCTAGCATTTGTCTGTTTTATTGATCGTATTTGGATTCagatataaaattcatattgaaCCATTTTGTAATTCTATAAATACCTACGTTAAAAAGGTTTGTTACATGGTGATTATTGATAGGTGTTCTGTTATCAGAAACCttggaatattattttagtagGAGCTCGATGTATTTATACAAGCTGTCTCACTCAACAGTATAGTCAATATATATACAtctatttttatcttttgtatttgttaatgtttcaataaaagGGAGACAGTTACATGTACTAATATTATACAGGGTAGCACCAATTTGGGAAATCGTAGAGAAATTGTCAGTGATTTAacaataagtaaattttaagtTCGACACGGATGATTATATCATTTTGGAATAATAAAGTGTTTATCCAAAAcgtaaatgaatttttcgagAACGTGCGTTCTACaccaattttttaacaaataatttcatgttTGTCGTTTTACTTAACGCCAAAGAAACAATCATAGTTCTATGTATTTAGGATAACCTGAAATCTGGTCTTTCTATATTCTAATACCGCGAAAAATATCTGCTGTGCAAATTTCGTATTTCTAACTGCAATATTTCGGTTGTACGTTGATACGTTAATTAGAATAGATTGAATTCtgaacaaagtttccaaaattaaccaaaatattaaaattctttgttttcgGAAGTCGTCGATAAGgcttttcattttgaaatgacGATAGGGAATCGGACGAATTCACATTTCATGaaaagaaaagtgaagttggttttaaaaatattttctattatgcaagatatgaacgtttaaaattcttgattaaacaaaaaggaagatacccacattttcaaattttgtcatagtatcaagtctagttttgcatttttatggataaaatggtcaattcgacatcaggattatctcTTATTCACTTTCGTTTCtgaatatcttctatcttagtccaacttattactgtcagaccgaaaaaataaactctgcacttgcgcttatgacatgatgaaaagtttgtaaaaatgaaGTATAGgtacttttaaaaaacttctttCGCGTCACTATTTTAACGAAATGTATTTCATAAAACAAGAGTAAttcataaaaaagataaatttaattctgtATAATGCTTATGACGAGCCTAGTTAAATTGGAGCCAtcctttataataatattataatatgtcaAGTATAAAAATAGCTcttctatacaaaaaaaaaaggttttgaatGTACAGAAACAGTTACCCACAGTCTAGCGGagctattaaataataattgttttataaattattaaaggaGCAAgttataattgttgaaatatttaagcACAGTTTTTTTCTACCCgaaaagttttgaataaatccaaattcatttgaaaaaattaattagaatgtGGGATTTAACTTGTgtgaattagaaaaattaaaatgagatgcgataaattttcattgttatttAGAACTAGCTGACAATAGGGTATTTTCTTCGatatgagaaaaaatttaaaaatataatattgagaTAGGTTAGGCAAAAGATTGGTCGAAAAACGTTAGTTTTAGTTCGTTAAACAACTTCTAAAATTTAACTCAAAGTTTTCTATTACGTCATTCGGTTGTGTAAACTAAAAAGTTTCAATATAAACAATTATCATACGAAAATCACCGTATTTGTTTATACAGGCAACTGACGTCATGACTACAGAccaattaattatcataattcga from Chrysoperla carnea chromosome 2, inChrCarn1.1, whole genome shotgun sequence includes these protein-coding regions:
- the LOC123293664 gene encoding DNA-directed RNA polymerase III subunit RPC8, translated to MFMLVEMTKTVRIPPEKFHIKLNNAITEELDYEFANKVVVDIGLIICVRNLISIDDSILIPGDGASHIEVKFNVIAFRPIINQVIQGKIRTCSPEGVHVTLEFFDDILIPPNSLPEPSTFDETEQAWYWQYDKGDGEVHKLYMDPGEKVKFRVQSEHFENIPPDTEQGVPYRIVGSMSEQGLGVIAWWK